The Pelagibacterium halotolerans B2 nucleotide sequence GCATCGATACCCTTGATCGCCGGAATGTCGATCGGCGACGGCAGATAATCAACCACTGCATCAAGAAGCGGCTGCACGCCCTTGTTCTTGAATGCCGAACCACAGCAAACGCCAAAGAACTCAACGTTACAGATGCCCTTGCGGAGCAGCTTGCGGATCGTGTCGTTGTCGGGCATTTCACCTTCGAGATAGGCTTCCATCGCTGCTTCGTCCATTTCGACGGCAGCTTCGATAAGCTTCTCGCGATATTCTTCTGCGCGATCCTTGAGGTCGGCTGGAATATCGGTCACGTCCCAGCTTGCGCCGAGCTGCTCGCCATTCCAGACAAGAGCCTTCATCTCGATGAGATCGACAACGCCGGCGAATTCGTTCTCAGCGCCGATCGGCAGCTGCAGAACGACGGCCTTGGCACCCAGACGGGTTCCGACCATCTCCACCGAGCGGTAGAAATCGGCACCGATCTTGTCCATCTTGTTGACGAAGATCAGGCGCGGCACGTGATACTTGTCGGCCTGGCGCCAGACGGTCTCGGTCTGCGGCTCCACACCGGCATTGGCGTCGAGCAGTGCAACGGCACCGTCGAGCACACGGAGCGAACGCTCGACTTCGATGGTGAAGTCCACGTGGCCCGGCGTGTCGATGATGTTGAAGCGGCGCTTCTTGCCATCACGGCCCTGCCAGAAGGTTGTCGTGGCAGCCGAGGTGATGGTGATGCCGCGTTCCTGCTCCTGCTCCATCCAGTCCATGGTGGCAGCGCCGTCATGAACTTCACCGATCTTGTGGCTCTTGCCGGTGTAGAACAGAATACGTTCGGTCGTGGTGGTCTTGCCGGCATCGATGTGAGCCATGATGCCGAAATTGCGGTAGTCTTCGATCTTGTATTCGCGGGCCATGCTCGTCTCTCCTTACCAGCGGTAGTGCGAGAATGCACGGTTGGCATCGGCCATGCGATGCGTGTCTTCACGCTTCTTGACGGCCTGGCCACGTCCGTTGACGGCATCCATGAGCTCGCCGGAAAGGCGACCAACCATGGTCTGCTCGCCACGCTTGCGGGCAGCATCGATCAGCCAGCGAATGGCCAGGGCCTGCTGACGGTCGGTGCGCACTTCGACCGGCACCTGATAGGTGGCGCCACCGACGCGACGCGAACGAACCTCAACAGCCGGACGGATGTTTTCAAGAGCGCCATGAAAGACCTGGATAGGGTCCTGCTTGGTCCGCTCCTCGATCACCTCGAACGCGCCATAGACGATGCTCTCGGCGGCAGATTTCTTGCCGTCCTTCATGAGCGAATTCATGAATTTGGAGACAACCAGATCACCGAATTTGGGATCGGGGTTGATCTCACGCTTTTCTGCACGATGCCGACGGGACATTGCTCACAGATCTCCTTATTTCGGCCGCTTGGCGCCGTACTTCGACCGGCGCTGCTTGCGATCCTTCACCGACTGGGTGTCCAGAACGCCGCGCAGCACGTGATAGCGCACGCCCGGAAGGTCGCGCACACGGCCGCCGCGGATCAGCACGACGGAGTGCTCCTGGAGGTTGTGCCCCTCGCCGGGAATATAGGTAATAACTTCACGCTGATTGACCAGGCGCACCTTGGCCACACGACGCAAAGCCGAGTTCGGCTTCTTTGGGGTCGTCGTATAGACACGCGTGCAAACACCGCGCTTCTGCGGGTTGGCCTCCATCGCCGGAACCTTGTTCCGCTTCGGCTTGGCCTGCCGGGGCTTGCGGATCAGCTGATTAATGGTCGGCATATCGCTCGAACCCTCTTTTCATCCGTACAAACAAAAACCTGTTCGACATAACAAGCGAGCAGCGCCCTCCCGGTCTCGATGGAGAACCGGTGGCGCCATGAATGCAGAGGATCACCTCCTTGCGGAAGCAATCATGCGCCCAAGACTTGTTGCGTCTAACTACCCGACAGTGTGTTTGATCGGCTTGAATGTGTCGCATTGGACGCTTCACATTCGGTGCCGGATCACGACCGACCGCTTAGGTAGGGCGGGTATTACTGGGTTGATTCAGAATCGTCAAGGCTTTCCGGGGAAAAAAGCCTTATCGGCATCCGAACCCCTGCCCTGCACCCAGCGCAGGGCCGGATATGGCTTCCCAAAGGACGATTTTCAAGTGCTCGTCTGCGGCGTTCCGATAACAAAGGGGCCAGAAGGCCCCTCCCGCGAGCCCGGTCGGAAATCGCTTAGAGTCCAGGCGCTGCCAACAGCACGAACTGGGTGAACTGGCCGGCGCGATTGAAGTTGTTGTCCGATGCAATCATTAGTGTACGGTCGCCGTCTATGACCGGCCCCAAGGTGATGGATTCGATATTGTCGATATCCAGGCCGAAATCGCCTTCGCCGATGGTGAACCAGTGCTGCTTGTCCATCGGTCTGACATCACGGCCCGAGATCGTTTCAAGCCCGGTAACCGCCTCGGCTCCATCGAATGTGACGATATAGAATGCGATCTCGTTGCCGTAGCCGCTCGCGAATGTACGCTCGACCGCAATGATCCTGTCCTCGTCGAGCACCAGAAACTCGGAAAGACCATTATCGTTGTAATTGGGTTCCTCGGACGCGGGCACGCGTATCGGATCGGTCTGATAGATATATTCGGCCGTCAGTTCGCCGCTTTCCTTGTCGAAAACCGCGATGCGGGCCGGGCTGCCCGCCTCCAGCGTCGCCTTGCCGCCGTCCTGCATCAGTCCGTTTTCCGTGCCCACCAGCACACTCGTGCCATCGAGAGAAAGGCTCAGGCTTTCAAATGCGAGATTGCCGTGGATTCCTTTCCCGTCGGCATCCGGAATATAGGCGGTCGGCACGGCGAATGTCCGCACCACATTGCCGTCGAGATCGGCCTCGAAAATCTCGGGTGCGCCTTCGGCATTGCCTTCACTGGTCCAGAAGATCGTGCCCGTGTCAGCAGCGAAACGAATGCTTTCAGGATCGATGGCGGCGGCGGCAAAGCTCTGCCCTTCGACATCGAGAAGTTCGTGGGTCGAGACGACATCGAGCCCGGTGATCTCGCCGCCATCCAGCATGAGCCTGATCGTATAAAAGCGCGCCGGGCCATTTTGCGCCCGATCGTCGGAGATGGCGTAGAAGATGTCGTTAGCCGCATCATAATCGAGCCCGGAAATGCCGCCAAACGGCACCCCATCCAGCATCAGTTCTGTCGGCAGTACGATCTCGTCCAGTAGCACGGGCTGCTCGGGGACCTGGGCAAGGGCCGACGAAGCCAATGAAAGAGCGGCCAGCGAAAGCATGGCTCCGCAAAGAATGCGCATCGGAAATCTCCGGTTGGTGTTCAACTCCCGGTTTCTGAGCGAGACACGCAAAACTCCGATGACGATGGGGTGAACTTTCGGCGACCGTCGTCACCAACAAAAATGGGGGCCGAAGCCCCCATTCTCAAATCATTGTCCCGAACCGATTACTCGGCTGGCGAGTCCGGCGCGGCCGGCATGGCCTCTGGTGCCGGAATGGCAACCGTTTCGGCCTGACGGCGCCGCTCGTCCAGAATGAGATCGTCGCGCTTGGTCGCGATCTGGCGCACATTGGAAATACGCGCACCGGTACCCGCCGGGATGAGACGGCCGACGATGACGTTCTCCTTGAGGCCTTCGAGAAGGTCGCCCTTGCCCGAAACCGCTGCCTCTGTAAGCACCCGCGTGGTCTCCTGGAACGACGCGGCCGAGATGAACGAACGGGTCTGCAGCGACGCCTTGGTGATGCCGAGCAGGACCGGAACGGCCACTGCGGGCTTCTTGCCATCGGCGACGAGCTGCTCGTTGAGTTCGTCCAGATCGATGCGATCGAGCTGCTCTTCCTTGAGCAGTCCGGATTCGCCCGGCTCGGTGATCTCGACCTTCTGCAGCATCTGGCGAACGATCACCTCAATGTGCTTGTCGTTGATCAACACGCCCTGCAGGCGATAGACCTCCTGGATCTCGTTGACGAGATAGCGTGCCAGTTCCTCGACGCCCTTGATCGCAAGGATGTCGTGCGGGGCCGGGTTGCCGTCCAGAATGTACTCGCCTTTCTCGATCGGATCGCCTTCCTGAAGATGGAACGGCTTGCCTTTCGGGATCAGGTATTCGACCGGCTCGAGCGTCTCGTCGGTCGGCTCGATGATGATGCGGCGCTTGTTCTTGTAGTCGCGCCCGAAGCGGATCGTGCCGTCGAGTTCGGCAATGATCGCGTGATCCTTCGGACGGCGAGCCTCGAACAGTTCGGCCACACGCGGCAGACCGCCGGTGATGTCCTTGGTCTTGGCGCTTTCCAGCGGAATACGGGCCAGAACGTCGCCCGGAGCCACACGGGTCCCTGGCTCGACAGCGATGACCGCATCCACGCTCATCAGGTAACGGGCATCCGTACCGCGTTCGGTCTTGAAGGGCTGCCCCTTTGAACCGACTGCGATAGCGGGCTTGAGCCCGTCCCCGCGCTGGCTGGAACGCCAGTCGATGACCAGACGCTTGGTAAAGCCCGTTGTCTCGTCGGTCTGTTCGGAGACCGAAGCCCCATCGACCAGATCCTCGAAGATCACCTCGCCTTCCACTTCGGTCAGAACGGGACGGGTATAGGGGTCCCATTCGGCCAGACGCTGACTGCGCTTGACCTGATCGCCTTCATTGACGCGCAGGCGCGAGCCATAGCCGAGCTTGTGGACCGAGCGTTCCTTGCCCTCGGAATCCACGATCACGATCGAAACGTTACGGCCCATGACCACGATGTGGCCATCGGAGTTGGTCGCAATGTTCTTGTTGCGGAAGGTGATCTTACCTTCTGCACCGGCTTCGAGGTACGAGTTGTCCACCACCTGGGCCGTACCACCGATGTGGAACGTGCGCATGGTGAGCTGCGTGCCCGGCTCGCCGATCGACTGAGCGGCAATGACGCCGACGGCTTCACCCATGTTGACCGGCGTCCCGCGAGCAAGGTCGCGGCCATAGCAGGTCGCGCACGTGCCCTGCCGGACATCGCAGGTCAGCGGCGAGCGGATGCGCACCGACTGGACCTTGGCAGCCTCGATCTTTTCGACATCGGCCTCGTCCATCAACGTGCCCTTGGCGACGAGAACGTCGTCGGTACCGGGAACGTAGATATCGTCGGCGGCAACGCGGCCAAGGATACGCTGGCCGAGCGAAGCCACCACCTGACCGGAATCGATGATCGGTTCCATGGTCAGGCCGCGTT carries:
- the rpsG gene encoding 30S ribosomal protein S7 yields the protein MSRRHRAEKREINPDPKFGDLVVSKFMNSLMKDGKKSAAESIVYGAFEVIEERTKQDPIQVFHGALENIRPAVEVRSRRVGGATYQVPVEVRTDRQQALAIRWLIDAARKRGEQTMVGRLSGELMDAVNGRGQAVKKREDTHRMADANRAFSHYRW
- the rpsL gene encoding 30S ribosomal protein S12 encodes the protein MPTINQLIRKPRQAKPKRNKVPAMEANPQKRGVCTRVYTTTPKKPNSALRRVAKVRLVNQREVITYIPGEGHNLQEHSVVLIRGGRVRDLPGVRYHVLRGVLDTQSVKDRKQRRSKYGAKRPK
- a CDS encoding esterase-like activity of phytase family protein; this translates as MRILCGAMLSLAALSLASSALAQVPEQPVLLDEIVLPTELMLDGVPFGGISGLDYDAANDIFYAISDDRAQNGPARFYTIRLMLDGGEITGLDVVSTHELLDVEGQSFAAAAIDPESIRFAADTGTIFWTSEGNAEGAPEIFEADLDGNVVRTFAVPTAYIPDADGKGIHGNLAFESLSLSLDGTSVLVGTENGLMQDGGKATLEAGSPARIAVFDKESGELTAEYIYQTDPIRVPASEEPNYNDNGLSEFLVLDEDRIIAVERTFASGYGNEIAFYIVTFDGAEAVTGLETISGRDVRPMDKQHWFTIGEGDFGLDIDNIESITLGPVIDGDRTLMIASDNNFNRAGQFTQFVLLAAPGL